TTGCAAGAGCCTGGGCACCCGATGCGGCTTCGACCAAATGGTAATCCAGTCCGCCCAGAATCGCCCGCAGGACATCGAGGTTTCGCTGTTGGTCATCGACCAGGAGGACCGGGACTTTTTCCTTGGGTTGTTCTAGCAGCATGTCGAGCCTCCTTATCAATGCCTTCAGGCACTTTCTCAGAAATGTATAGGCGACACCACAGCCACCCCGCAGAATGCAGTGCAAGAAGCGGGCAAAAAAAATGATGGTGCAAAATTTTTTTATGAAGGGCCGTAGCCAGGCAGGTGCGTCAAAAACTAAAAAGCCGAAGCACCAGGATTTAGGTACTTCGGCTTTTTTTCCCAGATGGTCGGGGCGACTGGATTCGAACCAGCGACCACACGCCCCCCAGACGTGTGCGCTACCAGACTGCGCTACGCCCCGACACTTGGGAGAATGCGTTTTTACTGCAATTCCGGGGGCCGATCAACCGGGAATTACAGGGCTTCACTAGAAAATCGGAACCTATTGACGCACTGAAAGACGAAGTTTGTGCGCTGAGAACGAAAAAATGTCGCCCCCATCTAGCCCCAGGACGCGCTGTCGGCTAAAAAATGACGGGCTATAAACCGGGAGATCCCCATGCTTCAAGCTTTTGCCTGGTTCATCACCATCCTTCTCACCTGCTCTGCCCCGCTGCGCGCTGCGGAGCAGAAAACCATGACCTATCCCAACGGGGATGTTTATACGGGCGAGTTCAAAAATGGCCAGCGGCACGGCCGGGGGCTCATGAAGTATGCGAACGGGCGCGAGTATCACGGTGAGTGGAGTGCCGATCAGCGTCAGGGTTACGGTGAGCAGACCTGGAAAGATAATCCGAAATATATATCGTACCAAGGATACTGGACGCAGAATCTTCCGAATGGCACAGGCAGGCTCACTTTCCGCTCGGGACAGATCTATAACGGAGGTTTCAAGGATGCACGCTTTCAAGGTGAAGGTTGGATCGTTTATCCCAACGGGGATGTGGAGCATGGGAACTACGTTCAGAATAAACGTGAAGGGGAATTCATCAAACGCACACCAGATGGCAAGCGCTGGAAGGAATTCTATGTTGGAGATCAAAGGAAGTCGGTGACGAAGTTGGAAGGGGCAACCCGGAATAAAGTTATCAATCGAGGAGCCTTCGCCCAGGAGCTGGATGACTCTCGAATTCCCATTGGTTTGAAAGTCAGAGGCTTCGGAGACAACACCGACCTTCCCCGCCTCGGCATTGAAGTCGGGGACGTGATCCAGGAACTCTGCGATTTGCGCATGGCAACAACCCTCGACTATCAGAGAGCCGATCTCATACTGCAGAAGAAGGAAAAACCCTGCACAGTGAAAGTTCTGCGCAAGGGCCGAGCTCTTACATTGAACGACATATACGGACCGTCAAAACTTTGACGCCCGGATGAGCATTCTCAAAAACCTACGCGCCCTGCCCGCAACTCAACCCCCTTTGCTCATTCTTCTTTCACAAACATCCCGCGTCCCAACCTGCTCAAGAGGCTTGACCCTCCTTTGGTCAGAAATTTGGCGGCCTGCCCAGCTCTGAAGAGCCTGATTAAGATGTACATAGGAGAATCACGCCATTCAGGAAGGTTGTGCCATGCGTCTCGCAACCGTAGCTTTACTCTTAAGCATCGCGACCTGGACCAGTCTCGGATTCAGCCAATCCGAGACCGAGATCCAGACCGTTGATTCCGATGCGACCTTTCCCGCCACACCTCTGGTGAAAGCGCAGTCGGAGTTTTGGATCAAGGTCTTCCGCCGCTATAAGAGTTCCGCGACCATCATTCATGATCCGGAGTTTGTCGACGTCATCATTGATGTGGTCGACTACGATAACTTCAAAAAGAAGTTCAACAATGGCCGCCCGTTCAATCGGAACGAAAAGCGTGAAATCCTGAATCGCTACGTCGAGCGCTATCAGATCGCCATCAACCGCCTGCAAAAAATCGGCAAAAAAGCCCTGGAATATGGCCCAATGGAGCAGCGCGTCCTGCAGGTCTACAGCAAACGCAAGGAAACCCTCTCGCGTCTTTTCACCGAGGAAATCTATCTGCGCACCCAGCAGGGTCTCGCCGATGAATTCGAACGCGCGGCAGACCGGGCCAATGTTTATCTGCCCTATATGGAACGCATCTTTAAAAACCGTGGCCTGCCCCACGAGCTGACACGCATTGCGTTTGTGGAATCCATGTTCAATCGAGAAGCACTCTCGAAAGTCGGAGCCTCAGGCGTCTGGCAGTTCATGCCGGATACTGCGCGTCTTTACATGACGGTGAACAGTTACATTGATGAGCGCCGCTCACCCCTCAAGGCATCCTATGGTGCTGCGATGCTTCTGGAGCAGAACAATAAACTCCTGAAAGCCTGGCCTTTGGCCATCACCGCCTATAACCACGGCGCAGGCGGCATGCAAAGAGCCATTCGCACGGTCGGCTCGCGCGATCTTGATGATATCATACGCCGCTACCAGGCCGGCAGCTTCGGCTTTGCCAGTCGGAATTTTTATAGCGAGTTTCTGGCTGCGAGACAGGTTTACAAGGACCTTTATGAAAAAGAGAAAGTGGCCCATAAAAACCCGATGAAGATCGACCACATCCGCCTCGACCGGCCCGTTTCGGTGCATCAGCTCATCACCAGCACGCCCCTGAATCAGGACGTTTTGAAAGAGTATAACGCCTGCCTCCTGCCCAAGTCTTTTGCCAACAAACATCAGCCCCTGCCGGTTGGCTTTGAAATTATCGTGCCGCAGACCATGTCGGATCAGGTCCGCCGATCGCTGAAGACCATGCGCAACCCCACAGTGGCGAGGGGGAATTGATATGCAAAAGCTTCCCGTCCTCCTGATCACAGGTCTTCTCTGCCTCGGCGCCTCGGCCCCCAAGCGCAGCGAAAGCACGGAAAATATCCTCGATCGCCTGGAACGCAAGCTGATGGAGCAGGAGGCGGCAACCCTTCGCATCACAGCGCCTCCGCAATCGGGAAACAAAAACAGCAAGGCCCCCGTTCAGCGTTTCGATATGCCCGCCAGTGTCATGGCCGCGCCTCTGCCGCATGAATCCGGCTTTGATAGCATAGCCAAGGACCTTCGTGAGCTGGAGCAGGACGCGGATGAGCTGTCGGGTCAGGTTGAAAAGCTGAAAGCTGATTTTCTGGCCATGGCCGACAAGGGCAACTTTGTGGAAATCAAACTCGTGATTGATGATCCCAATGCCATGGTCGTCCGTTCCATGGCTCTGACCATCGATAAGCATCCTGTCTATGAAACGCAGGATCGCGAAGGTCAGTGGATACCGGGTCCGGAAGTCCTGCTCTACGCAGGCCCCATGGAACCCGGAACGCATGAGCTGAATCTGAAAGGCCGCATTGTACGCCGCTATGAAAGCAACGTGCCGCTCGATCAGAATCTTTATCATGCCTACGATCAAAATCTACAGGTGGTGGTCCCAACGGGAGCTTTCCGTCAGGGTTATCGATTGAAACTCGCGAAACCTGAAAAGCAGAACATCCATGCCCAGGCTGTCTTGGAAAACTATCAGATTCCCTAAGAAACGCTGTTCCGCGCTTCTTGCCCTGCGACTCGGCTTAACGGGTCTCGCCGCGCATTGGCCTTCACTTCATGCCGCGGAAATTCGTGATGACCTGCCCCAGGCCATCATGCAGCTTCAGGAACGCATGGAAGCCTTGAAGGCCTCGGAAGACAAGGAGCCCATGGGCGTCGTTCTTCATAGCGTGGATCAGGCCTTTACGCTCGCGGAACAGAATCTCAAAGACCGTGAATACATCGCTGTCATTCGCAACCTCAACTTTGTTTTGAATCAAGCGCCCCAGCTGCCACAGGAACGCTATATGCGGGCCCAGTATATGCTGGGTTCCGCTTATGAAGAACTGAAGCAGATCAGCCGCGCAGGCAAGGCCTGGCTTCGCTATCTCAGCAGCTATACGACGCAAAAAGGCGACGATACGCTGCGGCTTCTGGAAGTCATCCGCCGGGTTCTTCTGATTCAGGAGCAGCTCGTCGAAAGTCAGAGAGCCCAGCTGCAAAGACTCCTGGCCGATATCACGGCCCTGCAGATGGCTCCCGAGATCCGCGCAGAAATTCACCTCCTGGCTGCAATTTCGGCCATTCATAATCGCAACTATCGACTGGCCGACAGCTGGCTCGAAAAAGTCCGATCGACCAAAGCTTCGGAAAGACTTTGGGCGGAAGCCTCGTTTTACGCAGGCATGAGCGCCATGCAGCAGGGCCGGGAACAGGACGCCGAAAAACTTTGGCTGGAAGTCGCAGGAGCCGAGGGCGAATCCCTGATCATGATCCGCGACCTTGCGTCCCTCAATCTGGGCCGACTCTATGCGGCGCGTAAAATGCCGAAGAATGCCGTGCAGTGGTATGCAAAAGTTAAATTCCCTGGCCTGACGAGCCGTCTCGCGGCCTATGAAGTGACCTTGCTTCTGGCTCAGAATCAGCAGTGGGCCGAGGCCAGTCAGTTCGCTCAGAGTTACATCAGCAACTATCCCAATACAGAGGAAGCCTTTGACCTGAAGGAAAGGCTGCCGCTTTTTCTGTCCCAGGCGGGGCATCTTGATCTGGCGGAAACCCAGATGCGGGATCGCGATCGTGGCCTGACGGAACTCAAGGACTGGCTTGAAGCCACAACGCGCGGCCGTCTTTCGATGGCAGGCTCTGACCTGAAGGACGTCGATGAACATATCGAAGTCTATGCGATCAGCTCACCCACGATTGACCGTAGCCGTGGACTCTTTCAAAAACTCGACTACCAGGCGCAGATTCTGCAGGAGCATCGCAATGAACTCCGCAGCATGATGCTGACTCTTGGCCGGGTCCTGGATCCCGATCTGCGTCCGCGCGTTGTGAATCAGAACCGCCAGCTGAATCTGCTGCTTGATGAATGGGCCCAGGTCGGTGAGCGGCTGATCGCCGGTGAACGCGAACTTTATGGCAATCAGCTCGCGGCCTCTGAACTCGTGACGCTCGACCGTTCCCAGGCCCGTCGGCTGAAGCTGAAGGACATCAGCCAGGAGTGGCGCAGAAAACCCTCCACGGTCTGGCAGGATCTCAGCCGCACGTCCCTCCGCCTTGGTGAACTGGCCAGACGTCTTGAAATCCATCAGGCGGCGCTGGCTCCCATCCTTCTGAAAGGCGAGAGCACCAATCACAGTAAGCTTTTGGAACAGGCCCAGTACAGCAAAGACCTGCGCAATCAGATCGCCTCGCTTCAGGCGCGGGCCCATGTCCTGGTTGAAAAGCATCGACGCACGATGCTGGCTCAGCAGCTCAAGGACTCGCCTTATCAGTTGACCCGCAAACGTCTTCTTTTGAATGCGCAGGAATTTTTGGATGCGGAGGCCATCTTCTCGCGCCGCCGTGATCAGTTTCATCACCCCATGAAAAAACATGCGCAGGAAGACTATCAGCTGACCTGGAATGGTTTCCGCGCGGTGGCCGGCCAGGTTTTGAATTATATTCATCAGCAGGAAAAAAAGGAAAAAGACTGGCTCGATGCGCAGCTGAAAACATTTGATCGACTCAATCAAAAGCTTTCGGAACTTCGCGGGCGCGAGCTGGAATTGGAACGTCGACTTGGGACTTTGTCCGGCCAGGCCTGGCCATCGGTCATGGATCACCTGAGCTTTCATATCAATGAGCAGCAGGCACGGGCCAAAAAATGGATGGCCGATCTGCAGTGGCAGCGTTCCCTGAATCAGGCTCAAAAAAGGGCCGAGCAAACACGAGAACAGGAACGCAAGGAAACAGATCTTCAGGAAAGCCTGAAGGATCTGGAACTGGAGGGGGCATTGCATGAATAGTAGCCGCTTTTTAACCCTATGCGCAGGAGTGCTCCTGTCTCAGCTGATGCAGGCTGCCGAGCTGCGCCCTGAAGTTCCCGACCCGGAATCAGTGCAGGCTTACAGTCAGTTCTGGCTGTCCTTCGATGACTACGAAAATCATCGAAGAAACAGTGAGCAGAGTCAGAAGATGGGAGCCTGGGATCAGATTCGCCAGGAATTTTCCTATCAGGATGCGGCGGCCCGTGATCGCGAGCTCGACCTTCTGCAGGAAGCCGCAGCACGTTACAAACTTCATCTGGAAAATCATCCGCAAGCCGGCAACGCGCCTTATGTAAAACTGAATCTGGCGCAGATTCAGGCCAATATCGCCAGTCTCCGTGATGAGCAGAGCCCCAAATCCGGTGATGCCAATCGCAAGATTGCCCTCACCATCCTGGCTGAAATCAGCAAGGAGCACCCCGGCTTTGCCCTGCAGGAGGAATCGCAGTATCTCAGGGCCACCCTTCTGGAGGGCCTCGGACAGAATGAAACAGCCTTCACCATCTGGCAGTCGCTGGCGGCGAAAGCCCGCAACTCCATCTTCGGCGTCCATGCCTTCCTTGCTGTCGGCGATCATTATTTTGCCAAGGAAAAACCCCTGGACGCTTTGAAAGCGTATCGCAAAGGTCGCGGACTTTTGCAGGGCCTTGAGGTGAAGGACAAGGACATTGAGCTGCTGCGCTTTCAGTATCGCATGGCGTGGGCTGCCTATCGTTCTGCGGAACTGGAGCAGTGCATTGCCACCGCTGTCGAACTTTTGGAACCTGGCCATGAATTCCGCAATCTGCGCGTGAAGCAAAAAGTCGAAAGTGATGCCGTGGAACTGGCCGGTGATGCCCTCTTTGAAAAAGATGATATGCCCGCGATTCGTTCGACGCTGCAGAATAAACTGATTCGTGGTCATGCGGCCGCCATCGGCCTTAGGATCATGAACCGGCAGATGGGCCTCGAAAACAAGGAAAAGCTCTTGGAGATCGGCCCTTTCCTGGTCGAAAACTATCCAAAAGCCAAGGAAATGCCTGAAATCCTGATGCTGCTCGCGAATGTCTACAAGGAGCAAAAGCAGGAGGAACGTTACCTTGCGACTCTGGAACGTCTTTCTCTCCTTCTGCCCGGCAACAGCCTCTGGCGCAATCAGCAGCAGTCCGATCCGCAGACGATTCAAAACATGGAAGAAAAATCCATGGCGGCGACCCAGCTCCTGGCCGCGCAGTCCTATGAGCAGGGCATGGTGCAAGGATCACCCGCGAGTTTCAAAACCGCGTGGACTTATTACGACAACCTGATTCGCAGCAAACCCCAGCATCCCGAAGCGGAAACCTGGAAACTGCGGCGCGCGCATTCGCTTTATTTTTCCGACCAGTGGGCCGAGGCGGACAAGGCCTATGAAGCCTTTAAAAATGATCGTCAGGTGACCGCGGCGAACCTTGAAGTGGCATCCTATCAGCAGATCCTGGCTCGGGAAAAAATCTGGCGCCAGTCCCTGCAAAAAACCGCGTCCCATCGCGGGACGCCTGGCAAGGATCCACTCGTTATTGAAAAGCTACGGAAGCTGGAGCAGGGGATCGACGAGTTTGCTGACCGTTTCCCTGGGCGCCCGCACACAGTCGATCTTCTTCTTCTGGCAGCGTCCGCCAATCGTGATCTTAATAATTACGGTGAAGCGGAAAAATACTGGAGCCGCTCCCTCCTTTCCGAGCCATCACCCGGGCAAAGGACCCTTGCGATTCGTGGACTCGTTCAGGCGCGGATTAAGAATGGTGCGCCCGAGGACATCGTGGCTTTGACGCGTAACTATCTGAAACTGGAAAACTGGAATGAACTCGGCGCCGGTTTCGGTGGCGAGCTGAAAGGCGTCCTCTCCGCCGCGGCCAAGGACGCGGGAGAAAGCCTCAATAAGAAGGGCGAAGTCACGGAAGCCGGTCGCATGCTGCTGAGCCTGGCCGAAGAATTTCCCGATCTTCCCGACTATGACAGCATCTATCGCGATGGCGCCTATTATCTGGCCATTGGGGGAGCCTGGGGTGAAGCTCAGAAAGCCTCGGAAAAATATCTGGCGAAGAATGATCGGCCCAGGTCCGCAGATATGCTTTATTTAAAGGCCCGTTCGCAGGAATATCAGATGCGTTTCAGGGAAGCGTCCCACACCCATTTGGCCCTGGTTGAAAAATTCCCGCGCTATAGCCGAAGTCCTGGCAGCATTCAGCGCGCCGAGGATCTTGCGGTTGCCGAGGACGAATACAAAACCGCGGGTCGTGCGGCGATGCTGGCCGTTCAGTATCAGAAAAACCTCGATGGTCGCTATGCTGCCTATGTGCGCGCCTCGGGGCATTATAAGCAGACGCAGGCCTGGGACCAGGCTCTCTTGGCTTTGAATGAAGCGCAGAAGATATCCCGTCAGCCGGGAACCAAACTCAAAACCAAAATGGAAATTGCGCGCCTCATGCTGGCCAAAGGGGATCGTGAGGAAGCTGCGAATCTTTATCGGCAGCTGGCTCAGGAAACCGCAAGGCGTCAGGAGAATATCGATAAATCCACCTTCCAGGCCATAGCCGGTGAAGCGAACTTCCAGCTCGCGGAATTTGAGCGGCAGAATTTCGAAGCGATCGCGGCCAATCCCGAAGACGGCATCAACTCGCAGAAGCTGGAAGAAAAAGGCCTGCGACTTGAGCGAAGCCTTCAGTACTATGCCAAGGCCATTGCCACCCAGGATCCCGAGTGGGCTACTCGTGCTCGCTATGGAGCCGGTCAAACGGCTGAAAAAATGAGTCAGAGTCTCCGCACGGCCCTTGCCCGTCGCGACCGTTCGAATGATGGCGATTCCCGTTCGCTTCAGGATCAGGCGCAGCGCTGGCAAAGCCTGGCCCAGGAGTACTTCAGTCAGAACCTTCTGGCTCGCAATAAGGAGCCTCATCGCTTTAAAGACAGCATCTGGATCGAAAAATCCGCCATGAAGCTGTCCGGCATGGCCCCAGGTGGTCCCAAAACGGAAGAGAAAACCGAAGTTCCTGCTTCGGTTGGAACGTCCACACCTTACATGTGGAGTCACTGATGCGTGCATTATTAAGTTTGACCCTGGCCTGGACTCTGGTCGGCTGTGCCACGGAAGACGACAAGAATACTTTGGATGTGAATCTTCCTCCATCCAACCCCAATGTCCTGAGCATGACCCAAAAGCCTGAGTCCCTTGATCCGCAGCAGATTTTCAATTGGCAGCGATTTTACAAAAAAGCCCCAACGGCCCAGGATCAAAAGGCCATTGCCACCGCCGTGGAAGCCGCACCGCCGGTTACGATCGCCGATCGCCTTCGCCAGGCACGCAATGTCATGGCCCTCGGTCGCCGTCAGGAGGCCCGCCGCATTTATGAAAGCGTACTGCGCGATGATGCCGATCAGCTCGATGCCCAGCTGGAGCTGACTCATCTTTATCTGGCCGAAAATAATGTTGAGCGCGCCTTCGACTATCTGACGTCCATTCGCAAAATCCTCGGCGGCATGGAAAAGCCGCCACTGGATCAGACCTTTCGTTATCGCTATGCGCTGGCTCTGACTTATATCCAAAGTCAAAACCGCAAGAAAGGTCACGAGATCCTCACCGAATTGATG
This portion of the Oligoflexus sp. genome encodes:
- a CDS encoding lytic transglycosylase domain-containing protein — translated: MRLATVALLLSIATWTSLGFSQSETEIQTVDSDATFPATPLVKAQSEFWIKVFRRYKSSATIIHDPEFVDVIIDVVDYDNFKKKFNNGRPFNRNEKREILNRYVERYQIAINRLQKIGKKALEYGPMEQRVLQVYSKRKETLSRLFTEEIYLRTQQGLADEFERAADRANVYLPYMERIFKNRGLPHELTRIAFVESMFNREALSKVGASGVWQFMPDTARLYMTVNSYIDERRSPLKASYGAAMLLEQNNKLLKAWPLAITAYNHGAGGMQRAIRTVGSRDLDDIIRRYQAGSFGFASRNFYSEFLAARQVYKDLYEKEKVAHKNPMKIDHIRLDRPVSVHQLITSTPLNQDVLKEYNACLLPKSFANKHQPLPVGFEIIVPQTMSDQVRRSLKTMRNPTVARGN